The Paralichthys olivaceus isolate ysfri-2021 chromosome 9, ASM2471397v2, whole genome shotgun sequence genome contains a region encoding:
- the LOC109624228 gene encoding fibrinogen-like protein 1, which produces MRGPLQLLMGLMVITACSQSLCALHTCNEEVARLREQENLLKGRLQKQDLLLHRLQSQNQPVDNNKVNQTQDTEYADCSQLFTSGFRSSGFYRIKTSRVYCDMSEGGGWTVIQRRTNGRQTFNRSWSEYQEGFGDMNSESGEFWLGNDNLHNITAQGNYSLRLNLEDFDGGQRYAEYKNFKVADEKDHYRLTFGAYVGTAGDALSGGFHVGVSGWASHQGMKFSTYDQDNDNYKGNCAQEDQGGWWFNKCHSAHLNGIYYPRGHYSALTDNGIIWYTWRGWWYSLKTSVMKLRPTAYKIDPTDDPNAVNRGPSS; this is translated from the exons ATGAGAGGCCCACTGCAGCTGCTCATGGGACTGATGGTCATCACTGCctgctctcagtctctctgt gCGTTACACACTTGCAATGAGGAGGTGGCTCGTCTGAGGGAACAGGAGAATCTCCTGAAGGGCCGGCTTCAGAAACaagacctcctcctccacagattACAATCGCAGAACCAACCTGTCGACAACAACAAAGTGAACCAGACCCAGGACACTGAGTATGCAG attgcTCCCAGCTTTTCACCTCGGGCTTCAGATCCAGTGGATTCTACAGAATCAAAACCAGCAGAGTGTACTGTGATATGAGTGAAGGAGGAGGTTGGACTGTCATACAGAGACGCACCAATGgaagacagacatttaacag gtCCTGGTCGGAGTATCAAGAAGGTTTTGGAGACATGAACTCAGAATCAGGAGAGTTTTGGCTTGGAAATGACAACCTGCATAATATCACTGCACAAG ggaattattctctgaggtTAAACCTGGAAGACTTTGATGGTGGCCAGCGCTATGCTGAGTACAAGAACTTCAAAGTGGCGGATGAAAAG GATCACTACCGACTCACATTCGGAGCCTATGTCGGTACAGCTGGAGATGCCCTGAGTGGAGGTTTCCATGTTGGTGTCTCGGGGTGGGCGAGTCACCAGGGCATGAAATTCAGCACCTACGACCAGGATAATGACAACTACAAAGGAAACTGTGCCCAGGAAGACCAAGGAGGCTGGTGGTTCAACAA gtGTCACTCAGCTCATCTTAATGGCATATACTACCCCCGTGGTCACTACAGTGCACTGACAGATAATGGTATTATTTGGTACACATGGAGAGGATGGTGGTATTCTCTGAAGACCAGCGTCATGAAGTTGCGACCCACTGCTTACAAAATTGACCCTACTGACGACCCCAATGCTGTAAATCGCGGCCCATCTTCTTAG